A genomic stretch from Solanum stenotomum isolate F172 chromosome 8, ASM1918654v1, whole genome shotgun sequence includes:
- the LOC125875047 gene encoding RNA demethylase ALKBH10B-like: protein MPPAAAVVGHHHVVPLDSKVTPAASTPTMVSETFAKDAILAWFRGEFAAANAIIDALCNHITQLEGGRAEHESVFAAIHRRRLNWIPILQMQKYCSIAEVTLDLRKVAERKVKEREEFAISKQCDTQAITSSENGRNEIVDGDDSPESAGPLIQPLVGSVEFCSNHENCEARHAHIKMTKGFVSKELVKGHMVNVVRGLKLFEDIFTPNEISKLNDLVNELRVAGQNGDLSGETFILFNQQVKGNKREMIQLGTPIFGHIKEEAMCQKSNIEPIPALLQGVIDHLIQWNLISESRRPNSCVINYFDEGEYSQPFMKPPHLDQPVSTLLLSESMMAFGRALVSDSDGNYKGSFMLSLKQGSLLVMRGNSADMARHALCSSASKRVAITFFKVRTEMNNFVSDQQIPPLTKAMTLWQPGVPTHYSTANGAANGYKIMDVMPKWGFLRAPEVMLAPVRPMVLNPRRIPTGGTGVFLPLSRKPAKHIPPRAQKRLFLELPSPSGSPKSASSSEASTAV, encoded by the exons ATGCCGCCAGCTGCCGCCGTTGTTGGACACCACCATGTAGTACCGTTAGATTCTAAGGTTACGCCGGCGGCCTCCACTCCGACCATGGTATCGGAGACATTTGCTAAGGACGCAATATTAGCGTGGTTCAGGGGAGAGTTTGCTGCTGCAAATGCGATTATAGATGCGCTTTGCAACCATATAACTCAGCTTGAAGGCGGGAGAGCGGAGCATGAATCGGTGTTTGCAGCAATCCACCGCCGGAGGCTTAATTGGATCCCAATTCTACAGATGCAAAAGTACTGTTCCATTGCCGAGGTTACACTCGATCTACGGAAAGTCGCTGAGAGAAAGGTCAAGGAGAGAGAGGAGTTTGCAATCTCCAAACAGTGCGATACACAGGCAATCACGAGCTCCGAAAATGGACGAAACGAAATAGTGGATGGAGATGATTCTCCTGAAAGTGCAG GACCCTTAATACAACCGTTAGTAGGAAGTGTTGAATTCTGCTCAAACCATGAGAACTGTGAGGCAAGGCATGCCCACATCAAGATGACAAAGGGGTTTGTGTCGAAAGAGCTAGTCAAAGGGCatatg GTGAACGTAGTGCGAGGTCTGAAGTTATTCGAAGACATATTTACTCCAAATGAAATCTCTAAACTAAATGATTTAGTGAACGAACTTCGTGTTGCTGGCCAGAATGGTGATCTGTCAG gtgaaacttttattttattcaaccAGCAAGTGAAGGGCAACAAAAGAGAGATGATTCAGCTTGGGACCCCAATTTTCGGACATATAAAAGAGGAGGCCATGTGTCAAAAGA GTAACATTGAACCCATTCCAGCTCTTCTACAAGGTGTCATAGACCACCTGATTCAGTGGAATCTAATATCAGAAAGTAGAAGACCTAACAGCTGTGTCATCAACTACTTTGATGAG GGGGAGTATTCACAGCCTTTCATGAAACCACCACATTTGGACCAGCCGGTGTCTACCCTTCTCCTCTCTGAATCAATGATGGCATTTGGTAGAGCTCTTGTGAGTGACAGTGATGGGAACTACAAAGGATCATTCATGCTTTCTCTTAAACAAGG GTCTCTTTTAGTCATGAGAGGAAACAGCGCGGATATGGCTAGACATGCTCTGTGCTCATCAGCTAGCAAAAGAGTTGCTATTACATTCTTCAAAGTAAGAACAGAGATGAATAACTTCGTCTCAGATCAACAAATCCCTCCTCTGACTAAAGCAATGACCTTATGGCAACCTGGTGTCCCAACACACTATTCAACTGCAAATGGAGCAGCTAATGGTTATAAGATAATGGATGTGATGCCTAAATGGGGTTTCCTTCGAGCTCCAGAAGTTATGCTAGCTCCTGTGCGTCCGATGGTTCTAAACCCTCGAAGGATTCCAACTGGTGGTACTGGTGTCTTTCTTCCATTGTCAAGAAAACCTGCAAAACATATTCCACCACGTGCCCAGAAAAGGCTGTTTCTTGAGCTACCTTCCCCTAGTGGGTCGCCTAAATCAGCGAGCAGTTCAGAAGCAAGTACAGCAGTTTAG